taggcaattgagtagtggacgatgacaacatccgatgaagcgacgcttggagtgtttgaaagaaagattctgcttaatatttttggacctttgcacgttggcaacggcgaatatcacaggcgacgatgagctgtaagagctttacgacgacatagatatagcgcagcgaataaagatccagcggctacgttggctgggtcatgtcgtccgaatggatacaaacgctccggctctgaaagtattcgatgcggtaccagctggtggtagcagaggaagaggaaggcctcctctgcgttggaaagatcaggtggagaaggacttggcttcacttggtgtgtccaattggcgccggttagcacgagaaagaaacgactggcctGCTtagttgaactcggccaaaatcgcgtaagcggttatcgcgccaattaagaagaagaagaagtttgttGCAAGTAAACATTTATctagtaaaaacttgcaacgtTCGCTCAAAATATCACTTTGCTTTCTCTCTTTTCTTGAAGATTTTTGGATACCAAAACActggaacaaaatatttctttccaacttcatgaataaaattattgcattctattagttttgttaaataaatacttcattttaaatgtttttaaaaaaacaaaaaccgttAACGATGGCTGTTGCTATTAGTTTCTGTTTTGTAACAAAATATCTCTATACTATATTTTagatttcttatgttttttttttaatcagtcaTTTAAGGTCCCACATCCCTTATCGTCGGGCATGTGATTGCTGCACATATTTTTACttacacatttatttttataaacatgtGAGCTTGTCCTCATTtactctatttttatttaactaaaactTTATAGCTTCGACCAAGTGATAAGCATTCCGGATCTTTACCCGTTTCGATGCTGCTTAATGTTGTCTAAGATTATTGAATTTAAtggaaaacaaaacaattaaaaaatttatataaacctttaatgtatatataaatatatttactattGGGGCTCACTCCTTTTTTGGATAGTCGCGCGCCAATTCATTCGGCTGCGGTGGCAGCCATATTATTaaagtatagggttttccaatagcagatgttattggtgaatggattgcgatatcgagagatgattaatgattttttatggccggaattggatggttttgatctgaacaacgtttattttcaacaagacggcactacgtgccagacaagcaacgaaaccattgatcttttacgggaaaagtttccggaccgtgttatctctcgaagtggtgattacaattggccaccaagatcttgtgatttaacagcttgtgacttttttctttggggccacgtgaaagagaaggtctacgtcaacagcccagagtcgattcaaggcctcaaagatggaattcgttaggctatcgaggacatagggcagccactttgcaattcggttatggaaaatctcatgaaaaggatattgtcctgtaatcgtggtcgtggtggtcatttgtttgatgttattttccactattaacggtatatcttcctctttataatgaaataaacatccgatgatttatattaaaaaatagcatttttctttgaatatcaaaataacacctctgcttggaaaaccctatattttaaTAGCATGAAATATAACAGAATcccatatatataagtatattatacacacacatacatacatatatatatatatacatatacactccacATACATTGGAACTCACCTTTGAATGTCTCAGCTTTGCGAAAAACATGGCTATGCATTTTATTGCCTTTATAGAGATCGATGCCCTCAGTACTCGGATAAGAGGGTGTAGCATAACGGCCAttgcatatgaaaatataatcgaATTGCTCCGTTGTATAGATGTCGCTGAGCAAATCAAGCGTTAAAACCTAACTTGATAAGCAACGTAAAATCAGcacgatttaataaaaaagtttaaatattgaaatcaaATCTCAACCCACCTCCCATTTGCCTTGCAATGGCCGCACGCGTATTACCTCTTGCTGCAATTTAATATGTGGCAGTAGTTGGAAGTGTTGCGCGTATGCTTGAAAGTATTTCAAAACATCACTAGCCAGAATGTAGGATTCGCGCAAATTCGCGGGAAATTTAAAATCGGGAAAATCCATCACCTCCTTTGGCAAGTTGGTGCTGCATTCGATAATTGtttttgaaagtaaataaatatttcacctACTGATAAATGAAGGCATTCGACTTTTGTATTCTTACCGCAACCCTTCATACATGCTGCTGTGCACCTCCTCCGCCGTTGCACACCCATCAAGGGCATGTTCAGTGTACACCCAGGTACCGCCGATTTCATTACATTTCTCATAGGCCACCGCTTCCATGCCATATTCGCGTGCGTATTTGAGCGCGCAGAGGCCCGCCGCACCGGCACCAACTACGCAACAACGACTTTTCGTGGCCATCGTTTagtgtttttctttgaaatttttagtggAATAAAACGTATCTAATTAAGCACACAACTatttcattaatattcataCAAAGCCCTGCTCCAAGCTCCGCTTCGTTGTGTGTTTACGTTACAACTGAACAGCTCCACGAGATCGTTTACAGTTTTATTTCTGTGATGCGTTGACAACACTTGTGGCTAATCAGTGCGACACCCAAAGCTGCTCATACGAAACATTTGACTTTGATATGAAAATGCTCGTGATTCGTCTAGTACCGATTGCAAATGTAAACATGTACtcgtgcatatgtgtatgtgcacgCACATGAGCGTACAAATGAAAGCATATGCATTGGCTACAACAACAAGTGGTGGTCTTTAAGGTGACGGTAAGGCAAACTATTTGCATACTAGAGCTCGTACAATTGATAGTTACAAATTTATGAAagcataaacacatacatacatacatacaatatggACTCATTACGGGGTCAATTTGTGTAGAACGATTTTTTTGATATGCCCCAAATTTTCAAAGAAGCTGTCttgaatgaatacaaaaatagaGACACAAAAAGTGtcggatatttttttaagagcctGAGATctgataataaagggttttccaataacaggagttattttgaatagcccgctatttcggtagatgtcacttttgaagctggcatttttttattttttgacaagtagaaactacgccattaataacaATCGAACGATACAGGCTTaagcaacgcattgaaattattaaaatttacaataaaaatggtgaaaatttggcagagacggttcgtaaaactcgaacatttgcataaagatttgggtcttaaggcctaTAAAGTCCAgtaaacacaagaactcaaaccggccgatcatcaacaacgtcgagtctttgctgattgggttgttgaaatgcatgaaaattatccggATTTCTATCGGAAAATCATCTTGAATAGTGAggtccatttccacctcggtgactTTGTCATCaggcaaaattgtcggatctggggctcagaaaaccctagagttattgttgaaaagcctctctatcctcaacgtgtgactgtttggagcggtttatggtccggcggagtcattgggccttacttttttgaatatgaaGCTGTAGCAACatttacggtgaatggattgcgttatcgagagatgattaacgattttttatggccggaattggatagtattgatctggacaacgtatattttcaacaagacggcgctacgtgccacacaagcaacgaaaccattctttgaatatcaaaatagcacctcttattggaaaaccctttataaaccagaaatattgttggaactaatttttcttatattaaataaaatctggtagataactgcattgtattaattttttgtacctatatgatatccggcatatgcccaccgcggctacgagttacatggcccattcgatcagtccaacttTTTACTACTTTCTCCAATAAATCTGGGCGTATGTCGTCAATGGCGCTTTCGTTGACATAAACCAATGACTTAACATAGTCACATAAAGAGTAATCCAGAGGCGTTAAATCGTTCGAAAGAGAGGGATAGTGAACAGTGTCGtcaatgtttagctgattaattttttgaaacaaaaattatgtaagCATGGTTCAATAGCGCTCGAAATAAATAAGGACCggtgatgccgccagtgctccaTGAACTTCGCAAACATATTTAAGATAATATTCACAATACTTGAGTAAATATTTCTCTTCACATTTACTTCGTTTTAACAAAAACCACTTTTGAAATTTGGGGGGGATCTCAAAATTGAGTTTAGAGCTATGCGGTAATCgattttttatcataattttatatagaattCGAATCTGCTAGGAacgatataaaaaattgaaaattgaccTGCCTTAATGTGCATAGGATACGCCTGTAAAATGCGTATGCACGAGTATAGAGCATATTTCGCGTCTTTGGCGGTACAGCAAAACGGGCGAAGTCTTTAGTTCACTATCAAGTCATAGGAATTTTACTGAGCAGCAACTATGGTATAtcttataatacatatatgtatagatttttaaatatttattatttcttcttcttaattggcgcgataaccgcttacgcgattttggccgagtttaacaaagcgcgccagtcgtttctttctcgtgctaaccggcgccaattggacacaccaagtgaagtcaagtccttctccacctgatctttccaacgcagaggaggccttcctcttcctctactaccaccagctggtaccgcatcgaatactttcaaagccggagcgtttgtatccattcggacgacataacccagccaaggtacccgctggatctttattcgctgcgctatgtctatgtcgtcgtaaagctcatacagctcatcgttccatcgtctgcgatattcgccgttgccaacgtgcaaaggtccaaaaatcttacgcagaatctttctctcgaacactccaagcgtcgcttcatcggatgttgtcatcgtccaagcttctgcgccatacgtcaggacgggcatgatgagagtcttgtagagtgttagttttgttcgtcgagagaggactttactgctcagttgcctacttagtccaaagtagcacttgttggcaagagagattctacgttggatttcaaggctgacattgttataggtgttaatgctggttcccaaatacacgaagtcttttacaacctcgaaattataactgtctacagtgacgtgggtgccgatacgcgagtgcgccgactgtttgtttgaagacaggaggtacttcgttttgtcctcgttcaccaccagacccattcgctttgcctctttatccagtttggagaaagcagaactaacagcgcggttgttaaggccgatgatgtcaatatcatcggcatacgccaacaattgtacgctcttataaaatattgtgcctgagcgataaagttctgcggctcgtacgatgctctccaacatcagattaaagaagtcacacgacagggtgactccctgtctgaaacctcgtttggtatcaaacggctcggagaggtccttcccaattctgacggcgctgctggtgttgagcaacgtcatcttacatagccgtattagttttgcggggataccaaattcagacatcgcggcatacaggtaactcctttccgtactgtcgaatgcagctttgaagtcgacgaaaagatggtgtgtgtcgattctcctttcatgggtcttttccaagatttggcgtattgtgaatatttggtcgatggtagactttccaggtctgaagccacactgataaggtccaatcagttggttgacggtgggcttcagcctttcacacaatacgctcgctagaaccttataggcgatatttagaagactaatcccgcggtaattggcacaaattgcagggtcgcccttcttatggattgggcagagcacacttaaattccaatcggcaggcatgctttcatccgaccatattttgcataggagccgatgcatgcaccttaccagctcctcgccgccatgtttgaatagctcagccggcagtccgtcggcgcccgcggctttgttgttctttagccgtgatattgctattctcacctcgtcatggtcgggtaacggaacttcgggatcttcacattctctacgacatgcgcagctgtcactgtttaacaggttcgagaagtgttccctccataatttaagattgctctgtacgtcagtcaccagaccgccgtctttgttcttacaggaaaattatttagatatatttattatttgcaagagtaataattacaaataaccaatacactaaaatttaacaagaGCGCTGGCTACTAAGGCCTGAAATGCTGAAATGCTTGACTCAAAATTACATCAATTGGCGCCTGCTTTTGTAGTGGAAAATCTGTATAAACAATAtcgttattttttacaaaacctaaacgtcataaattaagcttagacatatggtaaacaaactgcttcgacacattagtgattttgttttggtatcatatacttttcgttttgtgaaaatgtctgattttgtgccgaatgatcgtcatttgcgggaagtgttgatttttctctttcattcgaaaacaaCGGTGGCTgctgttttaagtgaaacaacgtgccgagattggttctgtcgcttcaaagacggtgattttaatgttgacgaccgtccgcgtgaaggaaggccaaaagcCTGCGAAGGcgttgaattggaggcattgctcaatgaggatctgtgccaaacgcaagaagagcttgcttcagtattagaagttacccgccaatccatttccaagcgattgcatgctttgggaatggttcagaaacaggggacttgggtttctTATGAGTTGAAagcaagggatgttgaacgtcgttttttcgcctgtgaacaactgctccagcggcaaaaaaggcaaaaaaggaacggttttcttcatcgcatggtgagggtgatgaaaaatggattcatgacagcaatccaaagaaaataaagtcatgcGGACTGTCCGGTCATGCTTATACGTCGTCGCCTGGGTTGAacattcacgctgcgaaggtcatgctatatatttggtgctaccaagttggtgttatttgttatgaactgttaaaaccaagcgaaaccatcactggggatcggtatcgacttcaattgatgcgactgagccgagcactgcacgagaagcggccgcaatacgcggagaggcatgaaaaagtgattttacagcatgacaacgctggGCCTcatgttgccaaacccgttaaaacctacctggaaacactgaaatgggaaatcctaccccacccgccatattctccagatcttacgccgtccgattatcacttattccgatcgatggcacatggtctaacggactagcagttccattcatatgaagacataaaaaaatggcttgatctgtggatagcctcaaaagatgaacagttttactgcGACGGTATACAAGATCTACCAAAAAGATGtagaaaagtagtagccagcgatgcgcaatgctttcaatgattcacttgtaagcattttttttttttcaaaataaagttgtattttcatcaaagaaacagcgagaacttagttgcgcacctaatacatatatatttctttatttatttatttaagtcaaaCATACAGCCATAGGTTATTTTCACAATGATTGACGTTaggaattgatatttttttattaactattgcTCACATTTGTgttacataaatttataaatagtaCACCTTTGATAAATTCAGCATTTTAGATCTTACATTTCAGCGCATCCACATTGGGGtgaattatgaaattttcattatcaACAAATTCATATACCGTTTCACGAAATGTGTCCAATTCGTATAAGTATTTGTTGAAGGTGTTTTCCATGACTTTGAATATAACCGGCTTAATGGGTGCGATATCGGCCGTCTCCGCCAAATCCTTGTAATAATCgtactgaaataaataaataaatttaactatatataaagggtgtttttttagaggttaggttttcaagttggcattACTTTtatcgtagatggtctttttgacagctgtcacttgatttatgctcagtttggtttgccatttcataatgaatagacttacacctgaacaacgtttgcaaatcgtgcaaatttattacgaaaataatggttcggttcgcgcgacgcatcacaagaaaattttgttcagcgatgaagctcacttttggttgaatgggtatgtcaataagcaaaattgtcgcatttggagtgaacataatccacaagccattgctgagacgccgttacatcctcaaaatgtcactgtttggtgtgctctatgggcagagggaatcattggtccatatttctttaaaaatgaagccggccataaggttacagtcaatggagagcgctatagagccatgattaatgactttttcgtgcctgaattggacgatgttgatgtggacgaccttggttccaacaagacggcgctacatgccatacacccaacgcaacaatcgatttattgaaggaaacttttggtgagcgcattatctcgtgccgtggacctgtggcgtggcctccaagatcgtccgatataacaccgctggactatttcttgtggggctatgtgaaatcgcttgtctacgcagataagcccgagacgattgacgtcttggaagagaatattcggcgcgttattgctgacatacggtcccaattgctgcaaaaagtggtcgaaaattgggcctctctgctggaatttattcgagccagccgcggcggccacttgcccgaaatcatttttaaaacataatggcaaacccttatctttataataaagctaaattcttggccataacattaaattatatacgttttatttcatcttgaaaacctaacctctaaaaaaacaccctttataaatatgcatatagcGGTCATGCACTTACATTCACATTATTCAACTTCAGATTATGGATTTCGTGCGTTAGCCACTTCCTTTCCCCATTGGCTTTTCGTTGAGCTAATTCGGCATCTATTTCGGTCAGCATTTCTTCCCGACTAGGCAGCGTCTTACGCCCGCTAAAGTATTCGAGTGCGAAGCGTACCTGTAGGTCTGATAGACCAGAGAAAATATAGATTTGTAGGCCTATAAAAGCCATTGTTGGGTGGTTGATGTTGATGCAGTGTTTGTAAAGTGGATATACTGCATTTTCGTCCACGTACAGGCCACAGTCAGCGCTGAGAAATGGTGCTGAGTAGATGAAACCAGTGCAGTAAATTACGACGCTAAAATCGTGCGCACTGCCGTCGCTGAAAACAGCGCCTGAGGCTGTGAAATGCTGCACGATCGGTTTCTGCGTTACGTTCGGCATGAAGTCAGTGCGTGGTGGCGGCGTCACGTGATGGCTGAGGTAAACGTGTTTGGCAGTTTTTCTTATATGATTGGTTAAATCCATGCCACTGCGGCCAGCGCCGATAATCAGTACGGTGtcgtctaataaaaaaaaaattccatatatgtacatata
The sequence above is drawn from the Anastrepha obliqua isolate idAnaObli1 chromosome 4, idAnaObli1_1.0, whole genome shotgun sequence genome and encodes:
- the LOC129245566 gene encoding senecionine N-oxygenase-like isoform X2 produces the protein MNSCRKMRICVVGAGTAGLAAVKHSLAQDFDVVCYDKGNAIGGQWVYTDPTGIKCEQNVHSSIYEELRTNVPKEMMAYPDFEYPSSLKQSFISATDVLKYHQSYAKHFQLESHIHLNHEVLRIRPSNGRWQVHVLNTVTKELDVQEFDFVFICNGRFVTPFYASIKDWEQYQGKRMHSHTYRKAEDFKDDTVLIIGAGRSGMDLTNHIRKTAKHVYLSHHVTPPPRTDFMPNVTQKPIVQHFTASGAVFSDGSAHDFSVVIYCTGFIYSAPFLSADCGLYVDENAVYPLYKHCININHPTMAFIGLQIYIFSGLSDLQVRFALEYFSGRKTLPSREEMLTEIDAELAQRKANGERKWLTHEIHNLKLNNVNYDYYKDLAETADIAPIKPVIFKVMENTFNKYLYELDTFRETVYEFVDNENFIIHPNVDALKCKI
- the LOC129245566 gene encoding senecionine N-oxygenase-like isoform X1, translating into MFKKFEFEFNLIKMNSCRKMRICVVGAGTAGLAAVKHSLAQDFDVVCYDKGNAIGGQWVYTDPTGIKCEQNVHSSIYEELRTNVPKEMMAYPDFEYPSSLKQSFISATDVLKYHQSYAKHFQLESHIHLNHEVLRIRPSNGRWQVHVLNTVTKELDVQEFDFVFICNGRFVTPFYASIKDWEQYQGKRMHSHTYRKAEDFKDDTVLIIGAGRSGMDLTNHIRKTAKHVYLSHHVTPPPRTDFMPNVTQKPIVQHFTASGAVFSDGSAHDFSVVIYCTGFIYSAPFLSADCGLYVDENAVYPLYKHCININHPTMAFIGLQIYIFSGLSDLQVRFALEYFSGRKTLPSREEMLTEIDAELAQRKANGERKWLTHEIHNLKLNNVNYDYYKDLAETADIAPIKPVIFKVMENTFNKYLYELDTFRETVYEFVDNENFIIHPNVDALKCKI